A window from Citrus sinensis cultivar Valencia sweet orange chromosome 3, DVS_A1.0, whole genome shotgun sequence encodes these proteins:
- the LOC102622565 gene encoding uncharacterized protein LOC102622565 codes for MLGRVRAASSTPYDLELERMPSKLIKDDSLSIYEATLMKLKLGARRDLGPPPEVSIEIETDCDSAIGANSCSDTLSACLAELGCNSHSVFKGFQRVTSHEDVMMTDSKFSSVCISPSSSDCQSIARLQQHPSKNLSVLYLFSKYRSSGQAISSSQDDAKMTDNYGSSVSNSPHSSDCQSLKSSKEQLEQDCVSSVRQM; via the exons ATGCTGGGGAGAGTGAGGGCAGCTTCATCAACACCCTACGATTTGGAGTTGGAAAGGATGCCGTCCAAGCTTATCAAAGACGATTCTCTCTCTATCTACG AGGCTACACTTATGAAGCTTAAGCTTGGTGCTCGGCGTGATTTGGGTCCACCTCCTGAGGTATCAATAGAAATAGAAACAGATTGTGATTCTGCCATTGGTGCTAATTCTTGTAGTGATACTTTAAGCGCATGCTTAGCTGAGTTGGGTTGTAATTCTCATTCTGTGTTCAAGGGCTTTCAACGAGTCACATCCCACGAGGATGTGATGATGACAGATTccaaattttcttctgtgtgCATTTCACCAAGTTCTAGTGATTGTCAATCTATTGCTAGATTGCAGCAGCATCCAAGCAAGAATTTATCAGTTCTTTACTTGTTTTCTAAATATAGGAGCTCTGGACAAGCCATAAGCTCATCTCAAGACGATGCAAAAATGACAGACAATTATGGGTCATCTGTAAGCAATTCACCTCATTCTAGTGATTGTCAATCATTGAAGAGCTCCAAAGAGCAACTGGAACAGGATTGTGTCAGTTCTGTTCGCCAGATGTAA